One window of Deltaproteobacteria bacterium genomic DNA carries:
- the tal gene encoding transaldolase: protein MANPLVEMQKLGQSPWHDNIRRQQLTSGKLKGMIDAGDITGLTSNPTIFEQAIKSKDYDTEIAELAKAGKTSLQIFDAIAIEDIRAAADLFKPVFDRTQGNDGYVSIEVAPHFARDSTATINEAKRLWAAVDRPNVMVKIPATLEGLPAIETCLAEGLNINVTLIFSLERYDAVMNAYINGLTQRAAAGKDVNRAASVASFFVSRVDTLVDRLLDERTAANAEDVKRMADLHGKAAIANAKLAYRNFQKKFGGSAFAELKKKGARVQRPLWASTSTKNPKYQDTYYVEALLGPDSVDTMPPATIDAYRDHGKPSVQIDKELNAADKVMRELAELGIEMKAVTKQLEDEGVASFAKSFDSMIDAVEVLRKKATGA from the coding sequence ATGGCCAACCCGCTCGTCGAGATGCAGAAGCTCGGGCAATCGCCCTGGCACGACAACATCCGCCGTCAGCAGCTCACCAGCGGCAAGCTCAAAGGCATGATCGACGCCGGTGACATCACCGGCCTCACGTCCAACCCCACCATCTTCGAGCAGGCGATCAAGTCGAAGGACTACGACACCGAGATCGCCGAGCTCGCCAAGGCCGGCAAGACCTCGCTGCAGATCTTCGACGCCATCGCCATCGAGGACATCCGCGCCGCCGCGGATCTCTTCAAGCCCGTGTTCGATCGCACCCAGGGCAACGACGGCTACGTCAGCATCGAGGTGGCGCCGCACTTCGCCCGCGACAGCACCGCCACCATCAACGAGGCCAAGCGCCTCTGGGCCGCCGTCGACCGCCCGAACGTGATGGTGAAGATCCCCGCGACGCTCGAGGGCCTGCCTGCCATCGAGACCTGCCTCGCCGAGGGGCTGAACATCAACGTCACGCTCATCTTCTCGCTCGAGCGCTACGACGCGGTGATGAACGCGTACATCAACGGGCTCACCCAGCGCGCCGCCGCGGGCAAGGACGTGAACCGCGCCGCCAGCGTGGCCAGCTTCTTCGTCTCGCGCGTGGACACCCTGGTGGACCGCCTGCTCGACGAGCGCACCGCCGCCAACGCCGAGGACGTGAAGCGCATGGCGGATCTGCACGGCAAGGCGGCCATCGCCAACGCCAAGCTGGCGTACCGCAACTTCCAGAAGAAGTTCGGCGGGAGCGCCTTCGCGGAGCTGAAGAAGAAGGGCGCGCGCGTGCAGCGGCCGCTCTGGGCGAGCACGTCGACCAAGAACCCGAAGTACCAGGACACGTACTACGTCGAGGCGCTGCTGGGCCCGGACAGCGTGGACACCATGCCGCCCGCCACCATCGACGCCTATCGCGATCACGGCAAGCCGAGCGTTCAGATCGACAAAGAGCTCAACGCCGCCGACAAGGTGATGCGCGAGCTCGCCGAGCTGGGCATCGAGATGAAGGCCGTCACCAAGCAGCTCGAGGACGAGGGCGTGGCCAGCTTCGCCAAGTCCTTCGACAGCATGATCGACGCGGTCGAGGTGCTCCGGAAGAAGGCCACGGGCGCGTAG
- a CDS encoding response regulator encodes MHGPSILVVNDDTALRDLVELAFSMAGFEVWKARNTEQALELCVEHPPAAALLDLAMEEAEGGSLGRTLRRRFGRSIALVVVGTPAEVEALPELDADAFVPKPFDIDELLRLTSRLTFVAQQPGL; translated from the coding sequence ATGCACGGTCCTTCCATTCTGGTGGTGAACGACGACACCGCGCTGCGCGACCTGGTGGAGCTGGCCTTCAGCATGGCCGGCTTCGAGGTTTGGAAAGCGCGCAACACCGAGCAGGCGCTGGAGCTCTGCGTGGAGCACCCGCCGGCCGCGGCGCTCCTGGACCTCGCGATGGAGGAGGCCGAGGGCGGCTCGCTGGGGCGCACGCTGCGGCGGCGCTTTGGGCGGTCGATCGCGCTGGTGGTGGTGGGAACGCCGGCGGAGGTCGAGGCCCTGCCCGAGCTCGACGCCGACGCGTTCGTTCCCAAACCCTTCGACATCGACGAACTCCTCCGGCTGACCTCGCGGCTCACCTTCGTGGCCCAGCAGCCCGGGCTCTGA